A single genomic interval of Zobellia nedashkovskayae harbors:
- a CDS encoding GTP-binding protein LepA → MTTYIAHFNAKHRTIPSEQNSIFIWQQESGEIDINLLEDKIKRESSIHFYSLAGDEYIDVKQDDIDIFVYKTMPFSG, encoded by the coding sequence ATGACCACGTATATAGCCCATTTTAACGCAAAGCACAGAACGATTCCTTCGGAACAGAATTCCATATTTATCTGGCAACAAGAAAGTGGTGAGATAGATATTAATCTACTGGAAGATAAAATTAAAAGGGAATCATCTATACATTTTTATAGCCTTGCAGGAGATGAATACATAGACGTGAAGCAAGATGATATAGATATATTTGTTTACAAGACCATGCCTTTTTCAGGCTAG
- a CDS encoding type IA DNA topoisomerase gives MKVCIAEKPSVAREIASVLGCNTKRDGYYEGNGYAVTYTFGHLCTLKEPNDYKPHWKSWDLNNLPMLPERFETKVSKDSGITKQFKIIKQLFDKADVVINCGDAGQEGELIQRWVLNQANYKGKVERLWISSLTTEAIKEGFTNLKPSEDYDNLYYAGFSRAIGDWLLGMNATRLYTLKHGGYKQVLSVGRVQTPTLAMLVNRFKEIENFKPQPYWELQTLYRDTLFSYEEGRFLKVEDGEKLANIVKEHDFEIVSITKKAGNEYAPKLFDLTGLQVYCNTKFGFSADETLKIVQKLYEQKVVTYPRVDTTFLPNDVYPKVPGILQKLTNYAALTAPLHGKKLKKTKKVFDDSKVTDHHAIIPTGQQMNLQYNQQQVYNIIVRRFIAVFYPDCKVSNTTVIGKAEKVKFKTTGKEILEKGWRVVFETPDSPSKESGILPTFVKGEKGPHEPSFLEKQTKPPNQFTEASLLRAMETAGKQVDDDELREIMKENGIGRPSTRANIIETLFRRKYIKRNKKQVIPTVIGIQLIDTIQNELLKSAELTGKWEKQLKDIEKGTFSAGSFIKQMKQMVDRLVYEVRSETKKANISSVNNKPAGAKKRVTKKTSGITAEKCPKCKNGSLLKGKTAYGCSEFKKTCDFVIPFIFEGKTISEKQYVRLLQKGSTVNLKGFKVNDATVEGLVRFDDDFKLKLEPKKHLPPKNVKVSTTTSEENICPKCNKGTILKGKTAYGCSEYKTGCDFRFSYDEIRKKANGHQLTKDLVYKILQEN, from the coding sequence ATGAAAGTCTGTATAGCCGAAAAACCATCTGTAGCAAGAGAAATTGCTTCCGTTCTTGGGTGCAACACCAAGCGTGATGGGTATTATGAAGGTAATGGTTATGCTGTAACATATACGTTTGGGCACCTTTGCACGCTTAAGGAACCAAACGATTACAAACCGCATTGGAAAAGCTGGGATTTAAACAATTTACCCATGCTTCCAGAACGCTTTGAAACTAAAGTTTCTAAAGATTCTGGTATTACAAAACAGTTTAAAATTATAAAACAGTTATTTGATAAAGCAGATGTTGTTATAAATTGTGGGGATGCCGGCCAAGAAGGAGAGCTAATACAACGTTGGGTTTTAAATCAAGCAAATTATAAGGGTAAGGTGGAAAGACTTTGGATTTCTTCGCTTACAACCGAAGCCATAAAAGAAGGTTTTACTAACCTAAAGCCATCTGAAGATTACGATAATTTATATTACGCAGGTTTTTCCCGAGCCATCGGAGATTGGCTTTTAGGCATGAATGCCACTCGTTTATACACTTTAAAACATGGTGGTTACAAGCAAGTATTATCTGTTGGCCGTGTGCAAACACCAACATTAGCTATGTTAGTTAACCGGTTTAAGGAAATAGAAAATTTTAAACCACAACCGTATTGGGAATTGCAAACTCTCTATCGCGATACTTTATTTAGCTACGAAGAAGGGCGTTTTCTTAAGGTTGAAGACGGAGAAAAACTAGCAAATATTGTAAAAGAACACGATTTTGAAATTGTATCTATCACTAAAAAGGCAGGAAATGAATACGCTCCAAAGCTGTTTGACTTAACCGGCTTACAAGTATATTGTAATACGAAATTTGGCTTTTCTGCAGATGAAACTTTAAAGATTGTCCAAAAACTATACGAACAAAAAGTAGTTACTTATCCTAGAGTTGACACCACGTTTTTACCAAACGATGTATACCCAAAAGTACCCGGAATACTTCAAAAATTAACGAATTACGCAGCTTTAACAGCGCCATTGCATGGAAAAAAATTAAAGAAAACGAAAAAGGTTTTCGATGATAGTAAAGTAACGGATCACCACGCAATAATACCAACTGGGCAGCAAATGAATTTGCAATACAACCAGCAACAGGTTTATAATATCATTGTACGCCGTTTTATTGCCGTGTTTTATCCAGATTGTAAAGTCTCAAACACTACAGTAATTGGTAAAGCCGAAAAAGTAAAGTTTAAAACTACAGGAAAAGAGATTTTAGAAAAAGGTTGGCGTGTTGTTTTTGAAACTCCAGATTCTCCGTCTAAAGAATCAGGAATACTACCAACTTTCGTAAAAGGCGAAAAAGGACCACATGAGCCCTCGTTTTTAGAAAAACAGACCAAGCCACCAAATCAATTTACTGAGGCCTCCCTCCTACGCGCTATGGAAACCGCAGGAAAGCAGGTTGATGATGACGAGCTTCGCGAGATTATGAAAGAAAACGGTATTGGCCGTCCTTCTACTCGCGCCAATATTATTGAAACATTATTTCGAAGAAAGTATATAAAACGAAATAAGAAGCAAGTCATCCCAACAGTTATTGGCATACAACTAATAGACACCATTCAAAATGAACTATTAAAATCTGCTGAGCTCACTGGTAAATGGGAAAAGCAATTAAAAGACATTGAAAAAGGAACGTTTAGTGCTGGAAGCTTCATTAAACAGATGAAACAAATGGTAGACCGTTTGGTGTACGAAGTACGAAGTGAAACCAAGAAAGCCAATATCTCGTCCGTAAATAATAAACCTGCTGGCGCAAAGAAAAGAGTAACCAAGAAAACCTCGGGAATAACGGCAGAAAAATGTCCAAAATGTAAGAATGGATCACTTCTTAAAGGGAAAACAGCCTATGGTTGTTCCGAATTTAAAAAGACTTGCGACTTTGTTATTCCATTTATATTTGAGGGTAAAACCATTTCAGAAAAACAATACGTAAGATTATTACAAAAAGGGTCTACCGTAAATCTAAAGGGCTTTAAAGTGAATGATGCCACTGTTGAAGGACTTGTTAGATTTGATGATGATTTTAAACTAAAGTTAGAGCCTAAAAAACATTTACCTCCTAAAAATGTTAAGGTTTCAACAACCACTTCAGAAGAAAATATTTGTCCAAAATGTAACAAAGGCACTATTTTAAAAGGGAAAACGGCTTATGGTTGCAGTGAATATAAAACTGGTTGTGATTTTAGATTCAGTTATGATGAGATTCGTAAAAAAGCTAATGGGCACCAACTAACAAAGGATTTGGTTTATAAAATACTTCAAGAAAACTAA
- a CDS encoding universal stress protein — protein MASELQPFKTILFGFAFSPSLRANVIETARIANFFGAKLILLHVGEKSSEKSNQINQILEQTAHKNLEVEIQWESGDPYDVISNTCKTSKIDLLILGAMQHENMFKFYVGSIARKLTRKVCCSVLLLIKPSAERVPCKHIVVNGLDAPETHFAITNAFYAANALGAQQLTIVEEILQKEIHVTVEDDRSLKKANLMKERLKHREESRVRKIINNLPPYLTDNITVKTQSIFGKRGYSIGHYAEVVRADLLIMNAPSKTGFLDRLFPHDIEYILSDLPTDLLIIRKTN, from the coding sequence ATGGCATCAGAACTACAACCGTTTAAAACTATTTTATTTGGCTTTGCTTTCTCTCCTTCTTTGAGGGCTAATGTTATTGAAACTGCGCGTATCGCAAATTTCTTTGGTGCGAAGCTGATATTATTACATGTAGGAGAAAAGTCATCGGAGAAATCGAATCAAATTAATCAGATTCTTGAGCAAACGGCGCATAAAAATTTAGAAGTAGAAATTCAATGGGAAAGTGGTGATCCATATGATGTGATTTCAAATACTTGCAAAACATCAAAAATTGATTTATTGATTCTTGGTGCCATGCAACATGAAAACATGTTTAAGTTTTATGTGGGTTCCATAGCAAGAAAACTAACCCGTAAAGTGTGTTGTTCTGTTTTGCTTCTCATAAAACCATCTGCCGAACGCGTACCTTGTAAGCATATTGTTGTAAATGGCCTTGATGCACCTGAAACCCATTTTGCCATAACCAATGCTTTTTATGCCGCTAATGCCCTTGGTGCGCAGCAGTTGACCATCGTAGAAGAGATATTACAAAAAGAAATACATGTAACGGTAGAAGATGATCGCTCGCTTAAAAAAGCGAACCTAATGAAGGAACGCTTAAAGCATCGCGAAGAATCTAGAGTACGTAAGATAATTAATAACCTACCTCCATATCTAACAGATAACATTACCGTAAAAACACAAAGTATTTTTGGTAAAAGAGGGTATTCTATTGGACATTATGCAGAAGTGGTTAGGGCTGATCTATTGATTATGAACGCCCCTTCTAAAACCGGTTTTTTAGACCGTTTGTTTCCTCATGATATTGAATACATACTTTCAGACCTACCAACCGACCTTTTAATCATAAGAAAAACTAATTGA
- a CDS encoding cation:proton antiporter: protein MVELAGIIILGILAQWFAWRLKLPAILPLILIGLLVGPIASLYTIDGQKLIEPIWNGEIGLFPGDSLYYFVSLAISIILFEGGLTLKRSEIRNVGPVITKLITLGSLVTFVCAGIAAHYIFGLSWQVSFLFSALIIVTGPTVITPILRNIPLKKDVSAVLKWEGILIDPIGALAAVLVFEFISVGEGKAYTITALIEFGKILLFGFTFGFTFAHALTFAIKKNFIPHYLLNVASLSTVLLVFVMSDSFAHESGLLAVVVMGMVMGNTDLPNIKELLYFKESLSILLISILFILLAANINISDLELIFNWRTAALFAIIVFVIRPLGVFLSSSGSNLKFNEKLFIGWVGPRGIVAAGIASLFGSKLLAKGEPGAEFITPLVFMIVLGTVLLNATTARLFAKSVGVFLTKSEGILIIGASKASRLIADYLNKNNRHVVLIDNNQTNINKAKKLGLEAFTANIYSDTLTDNIELNDVGYLMALTGNSEINKYAVNNFSKDFGANGSFRLVNADEMNNPENNPKEGLFSHTDDFIKLTETARKFPAVHEIELKDKEHYEALIEITKADENIVPIFLKTPKGDLQIISSFSTDFEDITDKYRLVYLGKVFDVDETKDEVEIDQKEEE from the coding sequence ATGGTAGAACTTGCAGGAATCATCATTTTAGGAATATTAGCGCAGTGGTTTGCATGGCGTCTAAAGTTACCTGCAATTCTTCCTTTAATCCTAATTGGGCTGTTAGTGGGGCCAATCGCCTCTTTGTATACTATTGATGGACAAAAACTCATAGAGCCTATCTGGAATGGAGAAATAGGACTCTTCCCTGGCGATTCACTCTACTATTTTGTTTCGCTTGCCATAAGTATTATTCTTTTTGAAGGCGGGTTAACTCTAAAACGTTCGGAAATTAGAAATGTAGGTCCAGTTATAACGAAACTAATTACGTTAGGGTCATTGGTCACATTTGTTTGTGCAGGGATTGCCGCGCACTATATTTTTGGGTTGAGCTGGCAGGTTTCTTTCTTGTTTTCGGCTTTAATTATTGTTACGGGACCTACGGTAATAACACCCATCTTAAGAAATATCCCTTTAAAGAAAGATGTTTCGGCAGTATTGAAATGGGAGGGAATATTAATTGATCCCATTGGAGCTTTGGCAGCCGTATTGGTTTTTGAATTCATAAGTGTAGGAGAGGGGAAAGCCTATACAATAACCGCTTTAATAGAGTTCGGTAAGATTTTACTTTTTGGTTTCACGTTTGGTTTTACATTCGCACATGCGCTAACCTTTGCTATTAAAAAGAATTTTATTCCGCATTATTTATTGAACGTGGCATCGCTTTCTACAGTGCTTCTTGTTTTTGTAATGTCCGATTCCTTTGCACATGAATCTGGTCTTTTAGCAGTCGTTGTTATGGGTATGGTTATGGGTAATACGGATCTTCCAAACATTAAAGAACTCTTATACTTCAAAGAATCATTAAGTATTTTATTGATTTCTATCTTGTTTATTTTATTGGCCGCGAATATTAATATCTCTGACCTTGAATTGATTTTTAATTGGAGAACTGCAGCTCTGTTTGCTATTATTGTTTTTGTGATTAGACCGCTAGGTGTCTTTCTAAGTTCATCCGGTTCAAACCTGAAATTCAATGAAAAACTTTTTATAGGATGGGTTGGGCCAAGAGGTATCGTTGCTGCCGGTATTGCCTCACTGTTTGGTTCTAAGCTTCTCGCTAAAGGAGAGCCTGGTGCTGAATTTATTACACCTTTGGTATTCATGATTGTATTGGGAACGGTTCTCTTGAACGCCACTACAGCACGTTTATTTGCGAAATCTGTAGGTGTGTTTTTGACCAAATCGGAAGGTATACTAATTATAGGAGCATCAAAAGCATCTCGTCTTATTGCGGATTATCTTAATAAGAACAACCGTCATGTAGTTTTAATTGATAATAATCAAACAAACATAAACAAAGCCAAGAAATTAGGCCTTGAGGCTTTTACCGCAAATATTTATTCTGATACACTGACAGACAATATAGAACTTAATGATGTAGGCTATCTTATGGCATTGACAGGGAACTCTGAGATTAATAAGTATGCGGTTAATAATTTTAGTAAAGATTTTGGAGCTAATGGTTCTTTTAGGTTGGTAAATGCCGATGAGATGAATAATCCAGAAAATAATCCTAAAGAAGGACTGTTTTCACATACCGATGACTTTATCAAATTAACGGAAACCGCAAGAAAATTTCCTGCAGTGCATGAGATAGAATTAAAGGATAAGGAACATTACGAGGCACTAATAGAAATTACCAAAGCAGATGAAAATATTGTACCTATCTTCTTGAAAACGCCAAAAGGTGATTTACAGATCATTTCTAGTTTTAGCACTGACTTTGAGGACATCACAGATAAATACCGATTGGTTTACTTAGGAAAAGTATTTGATGTTGATGAAACAAAGGACGAAGTTGAAATTGACCAAAAAGAAGAAGAATAG
- the lepA gene encoding translation elongation factor 4: protein MKNIRNFCIIAHIDHGKSTLADRLLDFTGAVTDREKKEQLLDSMDLERERGITIKSHAIQMEYTYKGEEYILNLIDTPGHVDFSYEVSRSIAACEGALLVVDAAQSIQAQTISNLYLALENDLEIIPVLNKVDLPSANPEEVTDDIVDLLGCKAEEVIPASAKTGIGIEEILSAIIERIPAPTGNVDESLQALVFDSVYNPFRGVETYFRVINGEIKKGQKIKFVATDKDYYADEVGTLKLTQEIKKSVKAGDVGYLITGIKDAREVKVGDTITDAANPTKNAIAGFEDVKPMVFAGIYPVDTDEFEELRSSMEKLQLNDASLVFAPESSAALGFGFRCGFLGMLHMEIIQERLEREFNMTVITTVPNVSYHAFTRKNPDIPIVVNNPTDLPDPSSIDHVEEPYIKATIITKADFVGNVMSLCIEKRGVITNQTYLTTERVELTFDMPLAEIVFDFYDRLKTVSKGYASFDYAPIGMRPSKLVRVDILLNAQPVDALSALLHADNAVNIGKKICSKLKELIPRQQFDIPIQAAIGAKIISRETTKALRKDVTAKCYGGDISRKRKLLEKQKKGKKRMRQVGNVEVPQEAFMAVLKLND, encoded by the coding sequence ATGAAGAATATTAGAAACTTTTGTATTATAGCCCATATTGACCACGGTAAAAGCACCTTGGCAGATCGTTTATTAGATTTTACGGGAGCTGTTACCGATCGAGAGAAGAAAGAACAGCTACTTGACAGTATGGATTTGGAACGTGAACGTGGTATAACCATAAAGAGTCACGCTATTCAAATGGAGTACACTTATAAAGGTGAGGAATATATTCTTAATTTAATAGACACTCCTGGCCATGTTGACTTCTCTTATGAAGTGTCTAGATCAATTGCTGCCTGTGAAGGCGCTCTTTTAGTTGTAGATGCTGCCCAAAGTATTCAAGCACAGACCATTTCTAATTTATATTTAGCATTAGAGAATGATTTAGAAATCATTCCTGTTTTGAACAAGGTAGATTTACCAAGTGCCAATCCAGAAGAAGTTACTGATGATATCGTAGATCTATTAGGCTGTAAAGCGGAAGAAGTAATTCCTGCAAGTGCTAAAACAGGGATTGGTATTGAAGAAATTCTTTCGGCTATTATAGAGCGTATTCCTGCGCCTACGGGTAATGTAGATGAGTCTTTACAAGCACTTGTTTTTGATTCTGTATACAATCCGTTTCGTGGCGTTGAAACCTATTTTAGGGTTATTAATGGCGAAATAAAAAAGGGACAAAAAATAAAATTTGTTGCTACTGATAAAGATTACTACGCTGATGAAGTAGGAACTTTAAAGTTGACACAAGAAATAAAGAAAAGTGTAAAAGCCGGTGATGTAGGGTATTTGATTACAGGTATTAAAGATGCACGTGAAGTAAAAGTTGGTGATACTATTACAGACGCGGCGAACCCTACAAAAAATGCAATAGCAGGTTTTGAGGATGTTAAGCCTATGGTTTTTGCTGGTATTTACCCTGTAGATACGGATGAGTTTGAAGAATTACGTTCTTCTATGGAAAAGTTGCAATTAAATGACGCCTCATTGGTGTTTGCTCCTGAAAGCAGTGCTGCCCTTGGTTTTGGATTCAGATGTGGTTTTTTAGGAATGCTTCACATGGAGATTATTCAAGAGCGCTTAGAGCGTGAGTTTAATATGACCGTAATTACTACGGTACCAAACGTTAGTTACCATGCATTTACGCGTAAAAATCCTGATATACCAATTGTTGTAAACAACCCTACTGATTTACCAGATCCGTCAAGTATTGATCATGTAGAGGAGCCTTATATAAAAGCTACGATTATTACGAAAGCCGATTTTGTAGGTAACGTAATGTCTTTATGTATTGAAAAAAGAGGAGTGATAACAAATCAAACCTATTTGACCACGGAACGTGTTGAGCTTACTTTTGACATGCCTTTGGCCGAGATTGTTTTTGATTTCTATGATCGCTTAAAAACTGTTTCAAAAGGGTATGCCTCTTTTGATTACGCTCCTATAGGAATGCGTCCTTCTAAACTAGTACGTGTAGATATTTTACTAAATGCACAGCCCGTAGATGCCCTTTCGGCTTTACTACATGCAGACAATGCAGTGAACATTGGTAAGAAGATTTGCTCAAAATTAAAAGAACTTATACCACGGCAACAGTTTGATATTCCGATTCAAGCGGCTATTGGTGCAAAAATAATATCTAGAGAAACTACCAAAGCCTTACGAAAAGATGTAACGGCCAAATGTTATGGTGGTGATATTTCTCGTAAACGTAAACTTTTGGAGAAACAAAAGAAAGGTAAAAAACGTATGCGCCAAGTAGGTAATGTAGAAGTTCCTCAAGAAGCCTTTATGGCAGTGTTAAAGTTAAACGATTAA
- a CDS encoding SulP family inorganic anion transporter, translating to MTQKTSHSKTFTKALPKNLFSGFVVSLIALPLGLGLALASEAPPISGIIAAVVGGLVVSILGGSNVTITGPGNGLVIVLLGAITTLGGGNMYQGYLFTLAAIVISGILMLLLGFLKLGRLADFFPASAIEGMLAAIGLGILSKQFHIMVGNNEASGSIVALLGKIPVAIVALFQNPDSSMLIAAAIGIISLLIMIFYSKIRNPFFHLVPAPMWILILSIGFSYFFVWTDAPYPMNDEYLVNIPDDAIRNMAFPDFSKILETDFILAVLAITLIASIESLLSIKAVDKLDPLSRRSNVNKDLKALGLATTLSGLVGGLNVVTVIARSSVNVNNGATNRSANLFHALFLVIFILLFQDQLRRIPLAALAAILVYTGYKLATPKTLQKIAKIGKEQILIFLATLLTTLFTNLITGISVGILVTFIVHVLMNKSMSLFLSHISKPNVLLFKENEGGNFYVSIKYFCNFLNFYKLKNKLDVIPETENVILDFSLCTFVDHTAMEGLENYAETFSKKGGSLEIIGLDKHGADSTHPFAIRKVLPIHKLKQIGRYFTKRQGLLESTAKELKWTYNAKKNKKTKFLSSFVFFRRRQIPYIYNTLSDKQGKYNLFDVEFTEGAFIAYEVVKTTVMHMQLEDEIPVFTLDKEGLLDFKYSLAGFKDIDLDDHPDFNKRFYLSGENPENIKALFTDELILFLESNLYYHIESNGSSLLILKKERLLSVTEIKAMLYFSKQLCELVSSTVVVSA from the coding sequence TTGACTCAAAAAACCAGTCACTCCAAGACTTTTACAAAAGCACTTCCTAAAAATTTATTTTCTGGTTTTGTAGTATCTCTAATAGCCCTACCATTAGGTTTGGGTCTGGCTTTAGCAAGCGAGGCTCCGCCTATATCAGGTATTATTGCGGCGGTAGTTGGTGGTCTGGTGGTCTCTATCCTGGGTGGTTCCAACGTCACAATTACTGGTCCGGGTAATGGATTGGTTATTGTACTCTTGGGTGCTATTACAACTCTTGGTGGTGGTAATATGTACCAGGGCTACCTATTTACCCTTGCGGCCATTGTTATATCCGGTATTTTGATGTTACTCTTAGGATTTCTTAAACTGGGAAGGTTGGCCGACTTTTTTCCTGCTTCCGCCATTGAGGGAATGCTTGCTGCAATAGGACTCGGAATCTTATCAAAGCAATTTCATATCATGGTCGGAAACAATGAGGCCTCTGGAAGTATTGTTGCCCTTTTAGGAAAAATACCAGTGGCTATCGTTGCGTTATTTCAGAATCCTGATAGCAGTATGCTTATTGCGGCGGCAATAGGTATTATCAGTCTACTAATTATGATTTTTTATTCCAAAATAAGGAATCCTTTCTTCCATCTAGTACCTGCCCCAATGTGGATTTTAATTCTATCCATTGGATTTAGTTACTTTTTTGTGTGGACGGATGCTCCCTACCCAATGAATGATGAATATTTGGTAAACATACCTGATGATGCCATTAGAAACATGGCTTTTCCTGATTTCTCCAAGATTTTAGAAACAGATTTTATTCTTGCTGTTTTAGCTATAACCCTAATTGCCAGTATTGAATCCTTATTAAGTATTAAAGCGGTAGATAAGCTTGATCCTCTTAGCAGACGTTCAAATGTTAACAAAGACCTTAAAGCTCTTGGGCTAGCAACAACACTAAGTGGTTTAGTAGGCGGTTTAAATGTAGTAACCGTTATTGCCAGAAGTTCTGTAAACGTAAATAACGGCGCTACAAATCGCTCGGCAAATTTATTTCATGCGCTCTTTTTGGTCATCTTTATTTTGCTGTTTCAAGACCAATTAAGACGAATTCCCCTCGCAGCATTAGCTGCAATTTTAGTCTATACGGGTTATAAATTAGCAACCCCAAAAACTCTTCAAAAAATTGCTAAAATCGGTAAAGAACAAATTCTCATATTCTTGGCCACGCTATTAACTACATTGTTCACCAATTTAATTACAGGAATAAGCGTTGGTATTTTGGTGACATTTATTGTTCATGTGCTGATGAACAAAAGCATGTCCTTGTTTCTTAGCCATATTTCAAAACCAAACGTGCTTCTTTTTAAGGAAAACGAAGGCGGAAATTTTTATGTGAGTATTAAATACTTCTGTAACTTTTTGAATTTCTATAAGTTGAAAAATAAATTAGATGTTATTCCAGAAACCGAGAACGTCATTTTAGATTTTTCACTCTGCACTTTCGTAGATCATACTGCTATGGAAGGTTTGGAAAACTACGCCGAAACTTTTTCCAAAAAAGGAGGTAGTTTAGAAATTATTGGCCTTGACAAGCACGGAGCTGATTCAACACATCCTTTTGCTATACGAAAAGTGCTTCCAATTCATAAACTAAAACAAATTGGTCGGTACTTTACCAAAAGACAAGGCCTATTAGAAAGTACTGCAAAAGAGCTTAAATGGACCTATAACGCTAAGAAAAACAAAAAAACTAAGTTCTTAAGTAGCTTTGTTTTCTTTAGAAGACGTCAAATTCCATATATCTACAATACCCTGTCTGATAAACAAGGTAAATACAATCTGTTTGACGTAGAGTTTACAGAAGGTGCCTTTATAGCCTACGAGGTGGTAAAAACCACTGTAATGCATATGCAACTAGAAGATGAAATTCCTGTTTTCACTTTAGATAAAGAAGGCCTTTTAGACTTTAAATACAGCTTAGCTGGTTTCAAAGATATTGACCTTGATGACCACCCTGATTTTAATAAAAGATTCTACCTAAGCGGAGAAAATCCAGAAAATATTAAAGCATTGTTCACTGATGAGTTAATTTTGTTTTTAGAAAGTAACCTTTACTATCATATAGAATCTAATGGCTCATCCCTTTTAATTCTAAAGAAAGAAAGGCTACTTAGTGTTACTGAAATAAAAGCAATGCTCTATTTCAGCAAGCAACTTTGTGAGTTGGTTAGCAGTACAGTCGTCGTCAGCGCATAA